Below is a window of Culturomica massiliensis DNA.
GAAAAAAACTGAACAAACGCCAATACCGCCGCTATACCCAAAAACAGGAAAGACTGGAATACAATGTCCGCAAAGTATATCCCTACGCCCAAATTGCAGCCCGGAAAATCCGGGAAATAGATACCCGCATTTCAACCGTGTCCGACCGCAAAAAACGTAAACAGATCATCAAAGAAGAGTACGGAGAAATGATGAAAACATTCAAAAAGCCACTAATGAAACTTACTATCACACAAGGCCGTATTCTTATTCGTTTAATATACCGTGAAACCAATAACAGCGCTTTTGCTCACATCAAAGAATACAAAGGAAGCGTAAATGCCTATTTCTGGCAATCCCTCGCATTGCTATTCGGCAATAACCTCAAAGCAGATTACGAACCTTACGGTAAAGATGCAGATATTGAAGAGATTGTACTGGCCATCCGGCGCGGGGAATAAACTTGCAGATTTCTCCTGTGCCCTCAATTTTTTAATTTCAAAGCACAATCGGGACAAATCCCCTTCAACACATAATTGATACTATTAAGCGTAAAACCTTTGGGCAGC
It encodes the following:
- a CDS encoding DUF4294 domain-containing protein, producing MVRIFFVILWVLFYANALKAQQIVVPATVVHGDTLPHLNLEEVNVFGKKLNKRQYRRYTQKQERLEYNVRKVYPYAQIAARKIREIDTRISTVSDRKKRKQIIKEEYGEMMKTFKKPLMKLTITQGRILIRLIYRETNNSAFAHIKEYKGSVNAYFWQSLALLFGNNLKADYEPYGKDADIEEIVLAIRRGE